TCACCCCGTTTTGCCCGCCTGGCCCACGGGCCCACCCTGGCCCTGCGGGAGAAGGATTTTATCAGCGCCGCACGGTCCATCGGCGTGGGCCATATTCGCATGCTCACCCGGCACATCCTGCCCAACATCGTGAGCGAGCTGCTGGTGATGGCCAGCCTCTGGACCGCGTCCGCCATCCGCATTGAAGCCAGCCTGAGCTTCATCGGCCTGGGGGTGGCGCCGCCCACGCCCACCTGGGGCCAGATGATCAACGACGGAACCCAGTATCTCACCAGCCTGCCCTGGTTCTCGGTGGCGCCCGGCCTGGCCATCCTGGTCACGGTGATGGCCTTCAACCTGTTGGGGGACGGGCTGCGGGACGTGCTGGATCCTCGCATGCAGAATTGACCGGCTATTACAGTCTGGCGTAAATACCACGGCAGAAATTCGTCGATAGTATCCACCAGGAGGTAGTGCCGCCGCATTTCTGCCGTGATTTACTATTTGAATGTGCCGGCTCAGCTGAAAGCCGCCACCAGCTTTTCCCGGGTGATGGCCCGGCGGAAACGGCGCAAGAGCAGGGTAGAAGTCACCGGCGCCACCAGCAGGAACGCCACCCACACCGTGGCCAGCCCCCCGCCCATCAAACGTAACAGCAGTGCCCCCAGTAGCACCGACGTCCAGACGCCGATGGTGTTGACCCGCAGGGGGTACTGGGTATTGCCCGTCCCCCGCAGGGCCCCCCCCTGGACGAAGAGGACGGCCCAGAAGGGCATGGTCAGGGCCAGGGGACGGAAGGCAGCGGCGCCCATCTCGATCACGGTCGGATCGTCGGTGAAGATCCCCATGATGGCCCGGCCGAAGAGGAAGAAGACCACGCCCAGGGACCCCATCCAGATCAATGCCCACTCGGTCGCGATGCGGGCAATCATCCAGCCTTCTGCCTGACGCCGGGCGCCGATGCTCTGCCCCACCAGGGCGGTGGCCGCGATACCGAAACCGATGCCCGGCAAAAAAGCCACCGACAGGGCGTTGAAGGCGATGCGGTGGGCGGCCAGCGCCAGGGTGCCCAGGCGGGCCACCACGATGGTGAGGACCAGAAAGCCCACCGAAATCAACATCTGCTCCAGGGCGGCTGGAATGCCGATGCGCAGGATGTTGCGGGCCAATTGCAGGCTGGGCCACCAGCCCTGACGTCCCCGGATGGTGATGCCGTGTCTTCCTCGCCAGAGAACCACCAGGAGGATCGCTACACCCAGGGCCCGAGAGAGAAAGGTGCCCCAGGCACTCCCCACAGCCCCCAGCTCCGGCATGCCCAACCGACCGAAAATCAGCCCGTAGGTCAGAACCACATTGACCAGGTTGGCGCACGCGGTGATCAGCATGGGCGTGCGGGAGTCACCCGCACCCCGCAGCACACCCCCGCCCAGCAGCAGCAGGGTCAACACCACCACCGTCCCCATGGTCACCTGGAGATACTCGGTACCGATGGCGCTGACGGCCGGCTCCATGCCGAAGATGGCGATAAGCCACTCCGCGCTGAAGAGCCCGGCCACAATAAGGGGAATGGAAATGATGACGCTCCAGACCAGGGACTGCTTGGCCAGCCGGCTGGCCCGGGCAAAGGCCTGGGCTCCCACCGCCTGGGCCACCAGGACCGAGCTCCCCACCGAGGTGGCGCTGAGGGCCGAGATGATGAAGAACATGATCTGGATGGCTGCACCCACCCCGGCGATGGCCTCGGCGCCCAGTTGCGCCACCATCAAGGTATCCACCACCCCCAGGAGAGTCTGGAGGAAGTTTTCGCTGATCACCGGCCAGGCCAGGTTAAAGACGCGTCGCCTGAGGGAAAGCTCCGTGGGGTCATCCCCTGGCGGCTGGGGATGATCGTCTGCCGGGTCAGGGCCCGCTACCTCGGGAAATTGCTCACGCTCTTCCACCCAGTTCCTCCTGCTGAATTCTGTGTGTCGTATCGAGGGGCGTAAGCGCGCCTGGTGCATCGGCGGGTTCGGCCCCACATCGTAGGTCCAGTTTCCCGGCTGGCGACAGGCGCCGGCACGTTTGCTCTCCGCGCGCTTCGGCCCCGCGGCGTCGGTCGTGGCGAATGTCTGAAGCCTTTACTATAACAGATGTGAAAGGGGAGCAGAAACTGGCGGGGCGTTGATCTTCATGGGAACGGGCAACCCAGGGGTGGGGAGAAAGAAAAAAAACGGGGTAGACAACGGAAAGCTGTCTACCCCGGGCAATGGCCTGTAAAAAGTCCTGGTCTGTTTGCGCCAGCCGGTATCAAGCGGCCAGGCTGTAGCGCCGGCTTCCAGGTTGGTGGGGCGCCACCTTTTCCGGCAGGGACAGGGCTTCGTTCAGCTCATGGACCAGCCCATTCTGGAGGACGGTGAGTTCTTCCTCGGGCAGCTCGGCCCGCACCACACTGTTTTCGGTGCCGTAGTTGTTGGTGGTGAAGCCATCGGCGTGAAAATCAGTCCGCCACTGGCCGTCGATCAGGTAGCGAAACTCGTAGCTCTGCCCTGCCGGTAGCTCCACTTCCGCACGCCACACGCCGTCGTGGTCCTGGCGCATGGGAGTGGCCGTCTGATCCCAGTTGTTGAAATCGCCGGTCAGATAGATCCGGTCGGCCCAAAGACATGCGGGGAGTTCAAAAACGACGCGTACGTAACCGGGTCTCGAAGCTTTAAACTTGCGAATCATGGCCTGTCCTCCTTCGGGTCAAATGCCGGGTTGGGTCCTGCATCAAGAATCTGACCTGCGAATTCCACCGAAAATTCGGCAACGGCTACCCGCTCGGCGGGTGACCGTCTGAGTTCCCTGGAATCTCCGTCAGATAATACGGATTGATAAGAGCGAATTTATCGATCCCGGCCGTGACCCGTTCTCCTGTCGGGCTGGCAGTGGTTCATGGATGCCTGCAGTGGGTCTGCGATGAAAGCTCGCCACAGGCTTGCTATGATACAGGCTACGTCTCGCAACTTAACAACAGGTTACAGAATCTTAATGGTTGGGTTAAAGTTCATCCCTGGTAGCTTTACTGCTTTCGATAGTATAGACCATTGAACGAAAAAACGAAAGGGTCCTTTGTCCTAAAATCAATCTGAATGATTTTGTGCCGCCGGAGTCGACAGGTGCACCCCAGAATGTGGCTTCAGGGCAAAAGCAGGGGGACAGCCAAAACGTCCACTGTCCCCCCCTGGCCAGCTTATCGGATTCGATGCTTGTGGCGGTTCATCCCACCACGATATTCACCAGCCGGTCCGGCACCACGATCACCTTGCGCACCTGTTTGCCGTCGATCCACTTCTGCACGTTGCCCAGGGCCAGGGCCTGGCTTTCCAGGGTGGCCTTGTCTGTGCCCGGGGAAACCAGCAGCTTGTCCCGGACCTTGCCGTTCACCTGGACCACCACGGTGATCTCCTCCTCCCGGGCCTTTTCCGGATCTCCCTCAGGCCAGCGCTGCAGGTGTACGCTTTCGGTGTGGCCCAGCCGATGCCACAGCTCCTCGCTGATGTGGGGGAAGATGGGCGCCATCAGCAAGATCAGCGTCTCAATCGCTTCCTGCCACAGGGCGCTGCCATAGACAGGCGTCTCCTTGAGCCGCAGCAGCAGGTTGTTCAGCTCCATCATGGCGGCAATGGCCGTGTTGAAGCGGAAGTTGGCGATGTCGTCGGTCACCTTCAGGATGGTCTGGTGCAGCTTGCGCTCCAGGGCCCGTAGCTCCTCCCCGGCCGGCTCGGCCTCCTGCTGGGCCGGGTCGCCCTCTTCCACCACCACATGCCAGACCCGGTGCAGGAAGCGGCTGACCCCTTCAATGGCGCTGGGATCCCACGGCCCGCCCAGTTCCCAGGGGCCGATGAACATCAGGTAGCCCCGTACCGTGTCTGCCCCGTATTTCCCCACGTAGTCGTCGGGGTTGACCACGTTGCCCCGGCTCTTGGACATCTTCTCCCCATCCGGCCCCAGGATGGTCCCCTGGTTGAACAGGCGCAACATGGGCTCGTCGAAGTTCACGATGCCCAGGTCCCGCAGGGCCTTGGTGAAGAAGCGGGTGTAGAGCAGGTGCATGGTGGCGTGCTCAATGCCGCCCGTGTACTGGTCCACCGGCAGCCAATATTCGCCCTTTTCTGGATCCCACGGCATGTCGTCGGCGTGGATGGTTTCCCCGGCCTTCCAGTAGGGCGAAACATAGGCGTAGTGGTACCAGCTGGAGCACATGAAGGTGTCCATGGTGTCGGTTTCCCGCTCCGCGTCGCCGCCACAGCGGGGGCATTTCACATAGCGGAAGCCGGCGTGGTATTTCAGTGGGCTTTCTCCCGTGGGCTTGAACTCGGCATCGTCGGGCAGGCGCACGGGCAGCTCTTCGTAGGGGACGGGCACCGTGCCACACTGGGGGCAGTAGATGATGGGGATGGGCGCGCCCCACATGCGCTGGCGGCTGATCAGCCAGTCCCGCAGGCGGTAGTTGACCGCGGCCTTCCCCTTGCCCGTCTCTTCCAACCAGGCGGTGACCTTCTTGGCCGCCTCCTTGACGGGTGTGCCGTCGAAGGGGCCGCTGTTGATCATGAAGCCTTCTTCCTTGGAGTCGTAGGCTTCGGTCAGGGGGCCGTCTTCGCCGTTGGGGCCGCTGATCACCCGGCGAATTTCCAGGCCAAACTTTTGGGCAAACTCGAAGTCCCGCTGGTCGTGGGCGGGGACGGCCATGATGGCGCCGGTGCCGTAGCCCATCATCACGTAGTCGGCGATCCAGATGGGGATGCGCTCGTTGTTGACCGGGTTGATGGCGTAGCCGCCGGTGAAGACGCCGGTCTTCTCCTTGTCGGTGGCCGTGCGGGTGATCTCGTCCAGGCGGGCAGCGGCGGCCTTATAGGCCTGGACCTCCTCCCACTGTTCCGGCGTGGTGACCTTGTCCACCAGCAGGTGCTCCGGCGCCAGCACCATGAAGGTGGCGCCCCACAGGGTGTCGGGGCGGGTGGTGAAGATCACCACGGGGTCGCCCTGCTCCGTGTGGAAGGTGACTTCCGCGCCCTCGCTGCGGCCGATCCAGTTGATCTGCATCACTTTGACCCGCTCCGGCCAGTCGATCTGGTTCAGCCCCTCGATCAACTCATCGGCGTAGCGGGTGATGCGGAACTTCCACTGTTCCAGCTCTTTCTTGATGACGGGGGTTCCGCAGCGCTCGCAGTGGCGATCTTCTCCCCAGACCTGCTCCCGGGCCAGGGTGGTGTTGCAACTGGGGCACCAGTCCACCGGCGCGTATTCCCGGTAGGCCAGGCCGGCTTCATAGAATTTCAGGAAGAACCACTGGGTCCACTTGTAATATTCCGGGTCGCAGGTAATGGCTTCCCGGTCCCAGGCCCACATGGCGCCCATCTGGCGCAGTTGTCGGCGCATGCGCTCGATGTTGGCGTAGGTCCACTCTTTGGGGTGGATGCCGTGCTTGATGGCGGCGTTCTCCGCGGGCAGGCCGAAGGCGTCGAAGCCGATGGGGAAGAAGACGTTATAGCCGTTCATGCGCCGCCAGCGGGCCGCCGCGTCGCTCGGTGTGAACGCGTACCAGTGGCCGGTGTGCAGGTCGCCCGAGGGATAGGGTAACATGGTCAACGCGTACCATTTGGGCCGCTCGGGGTCTTCCACCGTCCGGTACAGCCCTTCTTCTTCCCAAATTTTTTGCCACTTGGGCTCGATTTCTTGTGGATTATATCGATCGGACATGGACGTCGCTCCTATGGGTCAACGCTCGTGAAGGCTTGAATATCAACGGACGCTGATAGTTGCCAGATGCTGGCATCGGCTGCGCGCCATGCGGCCAGGCATCCGCTTCTCGGCCTGTCAATTCTGGCGCTATGAGACAGCCTGGTCATCAACAGCCTGAATTGGAAAAACAGCGAGAGTGGGGTGTGGCCCGCGCGCAGGTCAGCGGGCTAGCTAAGCGCGAGGATACCGCCCACCGAACCGGCGGTCAAGGGGAAGCGACTGGACGAAAAAATCTTCGCAACATACCGGCGTGCATTCATAAATTTTATTGTATCACAACCGGTCAAGTTCTTGAAAAATTCTTCCGCATTCACACAGGGGCACAGAGTAGAGACGCACGGCCGTGCATCTCTACTCTGTATATCTCTACTCTGTGCGTCTCTATGCTCTATGGACGGGCCTCAGCCGGCGCGGACCGTTTCAGCCAGGCTCACGGGCGTGAACCAGTTCCATTTGTCGGGCAGCTCGCCCCGGATGATGCCGAAGAAGACATCCTGGATGCTCTTGGTGATGGGGCCGCGGCCGCCCTTGCCCACCGGCAGCCGATCCACCGAGCGAACCGGGGTGATCTCGGCGGCCGTGCCTGTGAAGAAGATTTCGTCGGCCAGGTAGAGCATCTCCCGGGGAATGGTGGTCTCCCGTACGGTGTAGCCCAGGTCCCGGGCAATGGTGATGGCGCAATCCCGGGTGATCCCCCCCAGGATGCTGTTGCCCAGGGGGGGCGTGTAAATTTCACCTTTGTAGATGAGGAAGATGTTCTCGCCGCTGCCCTCGCTCACGTAGCCGTTGATGTCCAGGGCGATGCCCTCGTTGAAGCCGTTATCCTTGGCTTCCATGACCACGTTCTGGCTGTTGACATACTGGCCGCCGATCTTGGCCAGCGCGTTGAGGGTGTCGGGGGCCATGCGGCGCCAGCTGCTCACCTGCACGTCCACGCCCTTTTCCAGGGCTTCGGCGCCCAGGTAGGCGCCCCAGGGCACCGTGGCCAGGATGGCGTCCACCGGGCAGCCCCGGCCGTCCACGCCCAGGGAGTCGTAGCCCCGGAAGACCAGGGGGCGGATGTAAGCGCTGCGGTGTTGATTGGCGCGCAACACCTCGGCCGTCACCTGCATCCACTCGTCGACGGTCAAGGGGGATGGAATGCGGGCGACTTTGCAACTGAAGAGCAGCCGTTCGAAATGTTCGGGCCCCCGGAAGATGGCCGGGTTCCCGTCCCGTTCGTAGGCGCGGATGCCCTCGAAGACGCTGCTGCCGTAGTGCAAGGCGTGGGTGAAGACGTGGACCTTCGCCTCGTCCCACGGGATCACCTTGCCATTCATCCAGATATAATCAGCCCGCATGGCCATAAGGCGTTACTCCTTGTCGCTTCAGTTGTTCCGGGTGGCTTGTTCCCGGTTGGGTGGAAAACAGGGAATTCGTTGTCCGCTATTATACAAAGGATGGCCGACCTTTGTCATGTTTGCCCGACGGCTGGGCGCACTTCAAGCCCGGGGGACAATCCGGGGAGCAAGGCCAGGTCTACCGTCCCTCAGGACGCGGTGAGCAGGTGGTCGATGGCCTGGGTCAATTCACCCAGGGTGGCGGCGACGATGACGTCGTCACAGTAGCGGGCATATTCCAGCATGTCGCTGTCACCGGTGCCCCAGAGCATGGGCGGCTCCGGGTTGAGCCAGATGGTGCGCCGGCAGCGCCGGGCCATCATGCTGAAGAGATCCAGCCGGGGGTCGTGGTAGTTGTTGCGGGCATCCCCCACCATGATAAAGGTGGTGCGGCTGTCCAGGGTGTCCAGGTAGTTGCGGGCGAAGTTGTCCAGGCTGTAGCCCAGGTCCGTGTTGTAGGAGCCGGGCGGCATGCGCACCAGCACCTGGCTGATGGCATCTTTGGCTTCCTGTCCCACAAAGTCCGGCGTGATGTATTCCAGGTGGTCGATGAAGGCGAAGGCGTGGGTCTTGGTGACCAGATCCTGGAGCGCGTAGACCAGGCTGAGCATCAGTTCGGAGCAGTGGCGCATGGAGGTGCTGATGTCGCAGATGACCACCAGCTTGGGCTTCAGCCGGTGGTCCCGATGTTTGATCTCCATGGGGACGCCCCCGTGCTTCAGGTTGGCCCGCAGGGTGGCCTTGGCGTCCAACTGGCCGCTCTTGGCCCGCTTCTGGCGCAGGGCGATGCGGCTGCGCAGACGGTTGGCCAGGCGGCTCACCTCTTTGCGCAGCCGGTCCATGTCCCGGTCCGAAAGGGCGCCGAAGGGGCGGTCCAGCAGTTCGTCGATGCCCTGGTCCGGTCGTTCTTCGCTCATGTTTTCGGCGATGCGCTGGCCGGCGAACTGGGAGAGCTGCTCCTGGATGGCCTGTTGATTGGCCTGGATGAGCTGGCGCATCTGCTCCAGGCGCTCTTTGCTCATGCCCATCTGCGCCAGGAGCTGCATCAGTTCCCGCAGGGCTTCCCGCACTTCGTCGAAGCGCAGGGCCCGCATCATACGCCGGGCCATCCACTCCCGGTAGCGCATGTCGTTCATGCGGTTGAGGCCTACCATCTGGCCCAGTTGTTCCAGCTCCTGCTGGCTGAGCTGTTCACCCCGGAGGAGCTTTTCCATCATGCGGCGGAGCTGCTCGCTGAACATGCGCAGCGCCTGGGCCAGCATCTGGGCCTCCTCCGGCGACATGTCTTCCGTGATGTCCATCATGGGTGGCTGGTCGCCGCTGTCGAAGAAGAGGGGGAACAGCTCGTCGAAGATGGGCAGGCTGTTGGCGTCCTTGACCAGGGTGGTGCGCAGGCTGAGGCGGAAGAGCTCCCGCTCCTGGACGCCCATGTGGTCGACCGCCTGGAAGGCATCCGCGCTCTCGGCCAGGCTGATGCGCACGCCGCCCGCCCGCAGCGCGGCGATAAATTTGAGCATCCGATCTTCCATGGTCAAACTCCTCTGGTCATCCCGTCGCCACGGGGCTAATCCCGCCAGCGGAACTGGCTCAGGTCATCGTCCTCAATGTCCACGCCCCGGGAGCTGACCTGCATGCGGCGACGAACTTTCTGCAGGTCGCTCTCGTGCTTCAGCAGGACGTTCAAGGTGGTCTCCAGGGTCTCTTCGTCCAGTTGTTTGGCGTTGAGGGCCACCAGGGAACGGGCCCAGTCCAGGGTTTCGCTGATGCTGGGCGATTTGCGCAGATCCAGATCCCGCAGCCGTTGCACCAGCTCCACCGCCTGGCGGGCCAGCTTGGGGCTCAGCTCGGGCACCTTCAGGCGCACCACGGCCAGCTCCTGTTCCAGGGAAGGGTAGCCGATGAAGAGGTAGAGGCAGCGCCGCTTCAGGGCTTCGCTCAGCTCCCGGGTGTTGTTGCTGGTCAGCACCACCAGGGGGCGATGGACCGCTGCAAGAGTGCCCAGCTCCGGCACGCTGACCTGGAAGTCGCTCAGCACTTCCAACAGGAAGGCCTCGAACTCGGCGTCGGCCCGGTCGATCTCGTCGATCAGGAGGACAGTGGGCTTTTCACTGAGGATTGCCTTGAGCAGGGGGCGTTGCAGCAGAAAGCGCATGGAGAAGAAGACGTCCTCTTCAGCCGCCAGCCGGTCGGCGGCTTCGGCCAGGGAATGGGTGTTGGCCAGGGTCTCCTGGAGCTTGTCCCGCAGCAGCTGGGTGTAGAGCAGCTGCTTGGCATATTCCCATTCGTACAGGGCCTTGGTTTCGTCCAGCCCTTCGTAACACTGGAGGCGGATGAGTTCCCGGCCGGTGGCGCCGGCAATGGCCTTGGCCAGCTCCGTCTTGCCCACGCCGGCCGGCCCTTCGGTCAGCAGGGGTTTGCCCAGCTGCTGGCAGAGGTAGACGGTGGTGGCGATTTCGTCGCTGGCGATGTACTGTTGTTCTCCGAGCGCTTCTTTGACAGCGCGGGGGGAAGTGTAGACTCGATTGTTGGTCACAGGAGGATCTCCTCAATGAACAAGATGTTCAAGACGGCCCAATCTGGTGAAAGTGTACATCAACGCCAACTGTTTGTAAACCAAACTTTCGAGGGGGGCAGTTGCGCCACCGGGATGACTTGGCTACAATCGGCCCAATCGACGGACATGGTAGGTCACGTTTCCACATGTGATTGCCGGTCCGATATAGAAACCGGAGCTACGAAATCTGCGTGCCCCCTCGCAAGACAATTCGGTATACCCACGGAAATCCCGGAGGAACCCATGACAGAGATGAATCAGGAGCGGCTGGTGCAGTTTGCCCGGGAGCTGGTACAGCTCCCCAGCCTGAGCGGGCAGGAACAGGCGGTGGCCCGGCGGGTCCAGGCAGAGATGGAGGCCCTGGGCTTCGACCAGGTCACCGTGGACGAGAACGGCAGCGTGATCGGGGTCATCGAGGGGAGGGAGCCGGGCAACACTCTGCTCCTGGATGCCCACACCGACACCGTGGACGTGACGTCAGGGGTCCCCTGGCAGCGGGATCCCTTCTCCGGCGCGGTGGTGGACGGTGCTCTGCACGGCCGGGGCAGCGCGGACATGAAGGGCGCGCTGGCGGCCATGGTCCACGCCGCCGCCGGCCTGGATCGCAGCCATCTCCGGGGCCGGGTGGTGGTGAGCGCCTCCACCCTGGAGGAGGTGCTGGAAGGGATCGCCCTGCAGGCCGTCATGGCCCGCTATCCCCCGGACTTCGTGGTCATCGGCGAGGCCACCGGGCTGAACCTGAGCCGGGGCGGTCGGGGGCGGGCCGAAGTCCGTCTGGAGACGGTGGGCCGGCCGGCCCACTCCTCGTCCCCCCAGCTGGGCCGCAACGCGGTGCTGGACATGCTCCAGGCGGTGGCCGCCGTGGAGGCGCTGACGCTGCCCACCCACCCCCTCATGGGGCCGGCCATCCTGGCCCTGACTGATATCATCTCCGAGCCCTACCCGGGCCACTCGGTCATTCCCAGCATCTGCCGGGTGACCTACGACCGGCGGCTCTTGCCCGGCGAAACGGAAGAGGACGTGCTAGGTCCCATCCTGGCGCTGGCGGAGGGCGACCTGGCGGCCCGACAGATTCAGCTACGGGCCACCATTGCCACCGGCGAGTACACCGCCTACACCGGCAACGTCTTGCGCATGGCCAAGTTCTTTCCGGCCTGGCTCCTGCCGGAGGACCACGCCTTCGTCCAGCGTTCCCTGGCTGGCCTGCACGCGGCCGGCCTTCAGCCCGAATTGACCACCTACCGCTTCTGCACCAACGCGGCCTACAGCGCCGGCGTCGCCCATGTGCCCACGGTGGGCTTTGGCCCCGCAACCGAGGCCGATGCCCACGTGGTAGACGAGCGGCTGCGGCTGGAGGACCTCCTGGCTGCGGCCCGGGGCTACCGGGGCATCATGGAGGCCGTGCTGAACGGGACGGATTGACGCCGTCTCAAGTCGTTCCGTCTGGTCAATCCCGTCCGAAATTCGCCGATAGGTTCCACCAGAAGGAGCGCGCCCAGAGGGTACCCGGAATTT
The DNA window shown above is from Litorilinea aerophila and carries:
- the leuS gene encoding leucine--tRNA ligase; the encoded protein is MSDRYNPQEIEPKWQKIWEEEGLYRTVEDPERPKWYALTMLPYPSGDLHTGHWYAFTPSDAAARWRRMNGYNVFFPIGFDAFGLPAENAAIKHGIHPKEWTYANIERMRRQLRQMGAMWAWDREAITCDPEYYKWTQWFFLKFYEAGLAYREYAPVDWCPSCNTTLAREQVWGEDRHCERCGTPVIKKELEQWKFRITRYADELIEGLNQIDWPERVKVMQINWIGRSEGAEVTFHTEQGDPVVIFTTRPDTLWGATFMVLAPEHLLVDKVTTPEQWEEVQAYKAAAARLDEITRTATDKEKTGVFTGGYAINPVNNERIPIWIADYVMMGYGTGAIMAVPAHDQRDFEFAQKFGLEIRRVISGPNGEDGPLTEAYDSKEEGFMINSGPFDGTPVKEAAKKVTAWLEETGKGKAAVNYRLRDWLISRQRMWGAPIPIIYCPQCGTVPVPYEELPVRLPDDAEFKPTGESPLKYHAGFRYVKCPRCGGDAERETDTMDTFMCSSWYHYAYVSPYWKAGETIHADDMPWDPEKGEYWLPVDQYTGGIEHATMHLLYTRFFTKALRDLGIVNFDEPMLRLFNQGTILGPDGEKMSKSRGNVVNPDDYVGKYGADTVRGYLMFIGPWELGGPWDPSAIEGVSRFLHRVWHVVVEEGDPAQQEAEPAGEELRALERKLHQTILKVTDDIANFRFNTAIAAMMELNNLLLRLKETPVYGSALWQEAIETLILLMAPIFPHISEELWHRLGHTESVHLQRWPEGDPEKAREEEITVVVQVNGKVRDKLLVSPGTDKATLESQALALGNVQKWIDGKQVRKVIVVPDRLVNIVVG
- a CDS encoding VWA domain-containing protein — protein: MEDRMLKFIAALRAGGVRISLAESADAFQAVDHMGVQERELFRLSLRTTLVKDANSLPIFDELFPLFFDSGDQPPMMDITEDMSPEEAQMLAQALRMFSEQLRRMMEKLLRGEQLSQQELEQLGQMVGLNRMNDMRYREWMARRMMRALRFDEVREALRELMQLLAQMGMSKERLEQMRQLIQANQQAIQEQLSQFAGQRIAENMSEERPDQGIDELLDRPFGALSDRDMDRLRKEVSRLANRLRSRIALRQKRAKSGQLDAKATLRANLKHGGVPMEIKHRDHRLKPKLVVICDISTSMRHCSELMLSLVYALQDLVTKTHAFAFIDHLEYITPDFVGQEAKDAISQVLVRMPPGSYNTDLGYSLDNFARNYLDTLDSRTTFIMVGDARNNYHDPRLDLFSMMARRCRRTIWLNPEPPMLWGTGDSDMLEYARYCDDVIVAATLGELTQAIDHLLTAS
- a CDS encoding AAA family ATPase encodes the protein MTNNRVYTSPRAVKEALGEQQYIASDEIATTVYLCQQLGKPLLTEGPAGVGKTELAKAIAGATGRELIRLQCYEGLDETKALYEWEYAKQLLYTQLLRDKLQETLANTHSLAEAADRLAAEEDVFFSMRFLLQRPLLKAILSEKPTVLLIDEIDRADAEFEAFLLEVLSDFQVSVPELGTLAAVHRPLVVLTSNNTRELSEALKRRCLYLFIGYPSLEQELAVVRLKVPELSPKLARQAVELVQRLRDLDLRKSPSISETLDWARSLVALNAKQLDEETLETTLNVLLKHESDLQKVRRRMQVSSRGVDIEDDDLSQFRWRD
- a CDS encoding YgeY family selenium metabolism-linked hydrolase, with the translated sequence MTEMNQERLVQFARELVQLPSLSGQEQAVARRVQAEMEALGFDQVTVDENGSVIGVIEGREPGNTLLLDAHTDTVDVTSGVPWQRDPFSGAVVDGALHGRGSADMKGALAAMVHAAAGLDRSHLRGRVVVSASTLEEVLEGIALQAVMARYPPDFVVIGEATGLNLSRGGRGRAEVRLETVGRPAHSSSPQLGRNAVLDMLQAVAAVEALTLPTHPLMGPAILALTDIISEPYPGHSVIPSICRVTYDRRLLPGETEEDVLGPILALAEGDLAARQIQLRATIATGEYTAYTGNVLRMAKFFPAWLLPEDHAFVQRSLAGLHAAGLQPELTTYRFCTNAAYSAGVAHVPTVGFGPATEADAHVVDERLRLEDLLAAARGYRGIMEAVLNGTD
- a CDS encoding branched-chain amino acid transaminase — encoded protein: MRADYIWMNGKVIPWDEAKVHVFTHALHYGSSVFEGIRAYERDGNPAIFRGPEHFERLLFSCKVARIPSPLTVDEWMQVTAEVLRANQHRSAYIRPLVFRGYDSLGVDGRGCPVDAILATVPWGAYLGAEALEKGVDVQVSSWRRMAPDTLNALAKIGGQYVNSQNVVMEAKDNGFNEGIALDINGYVSEGSGENIFLIYKGEIYTPPLGNSILGGITRDCAITIARDLGYTVRETTIPREMLYLADEIFFTGTAAEITPVRSVDRLPVGKGGRGPITKSIQDVFFGIIRGELPDKWNWFTPVSLAETVRAG
- a CDS encoding MATE family efflux transporter, whose translation is MEEREQFPEVAGPDPADDHPQPPGDDPTELSLRRRVFNLAWPVISENFLQTLLGVVDTLMVAQLGAEAIAGVGAAIQIMFFIISALSATSVGSSVLVAQAVGAQAFARASRLAKQSLVWSVIISIPLIVAGLFSAEWLIAIFGMEPAVSAIGTEYLQVTMGTVVVLTLLLLGGGVLRGAGDSRTPMLITACANLVNVVLTYGLIFGRLGMPELGAVGSAWGTFLSRALGVAILLVVLWRGRHGITIRGRQGWWPSLQLARNILRIGIPAALEQMLISVGFLVLTIVVARLGTLALAAHRIAFNALSVAFLPGIGFGIAATALVGQSIGARRQAEGWMIARIATEWALIWMGSLGVVFFLFGRAIMGIFTDDPTVIEMGAAAFRPLALTMPFWAVLFVQGGALRGTGNTQYPLRVNTIGVWTSVLLGALLLRLMGGGLATVWVAFLLVAPVTSTLLLRRFRRAITREKLVAAFS
- a CDS encoding isoamylase early set domain-containing protein; translation: MIRKFKASRPGYVRVVFELPACLWADRIYLTGDFNNWDQTATPMRQDHDGVWRAEVELPAGQSYEFRYLIDGQWRTDFHADGFTTNNYGTENSVVRAELPEEELTVLQNGLVHELNEALSLPEKVAPHQPGSRRYSLAA